Proteins encoded together in one Papaver somniferum cultivar HN1 unplaced genomic scaffold, ASM357369v1 unplaced-scaffold_21, whole genome shotgun sequence window:
- the LOC113339540 gene encoding uncharacterized protein LOC113339540, protein MYGSIDWRFSCSFLTLIPKKEDSCTPKDFRPLSLISSAYKIISKLLAEMLKKVIPELISDFQGAFIHDKQILDGVLISNECVDSRLKSKKPIYWIRWCVTSSHISILVNGSSIEKFKPSKSLRQGDSLSPYLFLLVVEILSKLINDVVARGILSGFQVADKGSLISHLKFADDTLIFIDANVVEVRRLFIIFSVFETLAGLKVNMEKSTMISIGAEDVIVSIEKKMIQLMRNFVWGAVEGRKKLMWVGWKKICMPKTYSGLGIKSLRKTNQALLIKWIWRYSQKKNCLWRKIMCQKFKKNEEVLMPDVDNNSQCRSLWKNLVNMVPIIQRFSTFTVRNGKGIRFYKDKWLDRGCLHEISPVIFKVVKEKDATMRRCWVKMVGLALLTGL, encoded by the exons ATGTATGGTTCTATTGATTGGAGATTCAGTTGCTCTTTCTTAACTCTTATTCCAAAGAAGGAAGACTCTTGTACACCTAAAGACTTTAGACCTCTTAGTCTAATTAGTAGTGCGTATAAGATTATCTCTAAGCTTCTTGCTGAGATGTTAAAGAAGGTAATTCCAGAGTTGATTTCTGACTTTCAAGGTGCTTTCATCCATGATAAGCAAATTCTGGATGGTGTTCTCATTTCTAATGAGTGTGTGGATAGTAGATTGAAGTCTAAAAAGCCT ATTTATTGGATTAGATGGTGTGTTACTTCTTCTCATATTTCCATTCTGGTAAATGGTAGTTCAATTGAGAAGTTTAAGCCTTCTAAGAGTTTGAGACAGGGTGACTCTTTATCACCATATTTGTTCTTGCTGGTTGTGGAAATTCTCTCCAAATTGATTAATGATGTTGTGGCTAGAGGTATTCTTTCTGGATTTCAGGTtgctgataagggtagtttgattTCTCATTTGAAGTTTGCAGATGACACTTTGATTTTCATTGATGCTAATGTTGTTGAAGTTAGAAGGCTATTCATTATTTTTTCCGTATTCGAAACTCTTGCTGGCTTAAAGGTGAATATGGAGAAAAGCACTATGATTAGTATTGGTGCTGAAGATGTTATTG TGAGCATTGAGAAGAAGATGATACAACTTATGAGGAATTTTGTATGGGGTGCAGTGGAAGGCCGTAAGAAACTTATGTGGGTTGGATGGAAGAAGATTTGTATGCCAAAGACATACAGTGGACTGGGGATTAAAAGTTTAAGAAAAACTAACCAAGCTTTATTGATTAAGTGGATTTGGAGGTATTCTCAAAAGAAAAATTGTTTATGGAGGAAGATTATGTGCCAGAAGTTCAAGAAAAATGAAGAGGTGTTAATGCCTGATGTGGATAATAACTCTCAATGCAGGAGCCTGTGGAAGAATTTGGTGAATATGGTTCCAATTATCCAACGTTTCTCAACTTTCACAGTTAGGAACGGTAAAGGCATTAGGTTTTATAAGGATAAGTGGTTGGACAGGGGTTGTCTGCATGAGATTTCCCCGgtgattttcaaagttgttaaaGAGAAGGATGCGACTATGCGGAGATGCTGGGTGAAAATGGTTGGACTTGCTCTTTTAACAGGCCTTTAA